The nucleotide window TGCAGGCATTATAAAAAATAAAAGAATCACCCTCTGGTTTACTTTTGCAAAGATTCATTCCTATGAGAAGGCGTCAAAGCTGCTTGATGATTTGGTGGCTGGATTAAGGACAGAGGGATATGAGATTGTCTTTTCGTCTATTGATGATCTTGTTGATACAACCTCCCTCGAATATCAAGGTACGCCTGAAGGCAGTTTCCCCAATTCTCAGAGAATACATGGTTATAACGCGGCAGGCGGTTTTTCCGCCACAGCCGAAAAAAAGGATGATAAATTGAGATTTTCATTTGGGGAAATTGAAACAATTCAGGAGTTTGCTAAAAAATTTGGGAAAATGGCCTATGGTCGGTCCTTAATGAAGTCAATATGAAGAATATGCCAGGCCCGGCAGGATGATGTTTTTTCAAGTGCACGCTGCTTCTGCCGATAGTTTTCATTTGTCTAAAGTTTTATCCCGAAGGAAAGGGCGGTACGGTCGATGGCAATGCCCATTGCCGGATGAATTAACTCCCTACCGTTGCTGATGAACGGATGGTATTTAAGTTGCAGCTCTGCCATTATTTCTGATTGTCGGGCAATTACGATTGTTCTCTTATATTTATTAATGATTTTCACCATTTGTCGCTTTATGCAGGTTTCCCCTGGCAAGAGAGGCAAAAATGCCGGCAAAACAAAGAGCGGCGAAAACAGTGAACCCTGTCCGGGCGCATTTCATGAAGATGTCGTGATATTCAGTGGTTATCTGCACCTTGCCGAGGTAGAGGGAAAAGAGCAGCATGATTATTCCCATACTGAACATCTGGCCGGTCAGCCGCATGGTGCCCAGCATCCCCGAGGCGGCGCCGTAAAACCTTTTTTCAACAGAGGACATCGCCGCGTTGGTGTTTGGCGACGAAAAGAAGCCGAAGCCGATTCCCATAACGGCCTGGCAGAAAACAACGTATCCGAGGCTGGTTTCTTTTCCGAGAAAGGAGAGCAGGACAAGCCCCAGCGTGGTCGCCCCCATTCCCGCCGATGCCAGCAGGCGCGGTTCCATTCTGTCGGAGAGGCTGCCGGCAAGCGGGGAGAAAATGACCTGCATGACCGGCTGGATAATCATGATCATCCCGGCATGCTCGGCACTCAGGCCGCGGATATGCTGAAGATAGAGGCTCAAAAGAAAGATGACCGCAAAGGTTGCCCCGTAGTGGATAAAGGCGGACAGGTTAGAGAATTTGAAGGTCCGGTTTTTGCTGAACAGGGTGATGTCCAAAAGTGGATTCGCGGCCCGTTTTTCCCAGACGACGAATCCATAAAGCCCGACCAATCCTCCAAAAATCAGCGCCCCCGCGGACAGCGTCGGCAGGATGGAAAATCCGTACATCAGGGCGACCAGCGACAGACTGTAGATCAGGGCCCCGGCGGGATCGAATCTTTCTCCCTTTGCCTCTCGCCACTCTCCGGTCATTTTCCAGAAAACGAGGATGATGATGAGCAAGCCCAGCAAGGCATTCAGAAAGAAAATGCTCCGCCAGCCCAGATGCTCGGTCAGCAGTCCGCCGATCAAGGGCCCCACCGACAGGCCGGCATATACGGCTGCCACATTGATGCCGAGCGCCCGGCCCCGTTCCTGCTGCGGATAAACGGAGGTCAAAATCGCGATCCCGGTTCCGAAGATCATCGCGCCGCCGAGCCCCTGCATCCCGCGAAAGAAGATCAGCCCGGCTTCCGAAGACAGCAGGGCGCACATGACGGAGGCCGCGGAATCGATGATGATGCCGGCGAGAAAAATCTTTTTTCTCCCGTAAATATCGGCGATCCGCCCGAAAGGGACTAAAAACATCGCTGCGGCAAGCAGATACGACGTGGCGATCCAGCCGAGCGACAGTGCGCTCAGCGAAAGCTCCCGGTCGATTGACGGCAGGGCGATATTGACCGAAGAAGACGTGAAGGGGGTCAAAAAGGAGCTCAGCGCGGCGATCAGGGCGATGACGGATTTATTGATCTCTTTTTTCGAACTAATCGCTGGTTTCAAAGCATTTTCCTGTCGCTGCGAATCTTTATTGCCCGTCTGTTTCTGTAAAAGCTGCGGGGGAGAAATAGCACACCTTTTTTGACGGGCGCAATAATTTTGTTTAACTATCTTAGCAAATCATCCTGGTTGCTATTTAGGCGCGAATATTGTAGGAGACCCCCATGAAAACACCTTTGTCGGGATACGCGGGCATCTATCAGGGAACGGCGCTGATCGCCGATCCAATTTACCGTTATGCATCCTTTACAGTGCCGTGCGGCAATGACAGCGAAAAGACTGAAAAAGACCTGATCGACTCGCCCTGGGTGCAGCGGCTCCGGAGGATCTATCAGCTCCAGAGCGCGCGCTGGGTATATCCCGCCGCGGAGCATACGCGCTTTCAGCACTCTTTGGGAACCATGCATATGGCGGGCGCGTTCGGGCGGCGCCTCTATCCCTCCCTGCAGGAGGTTTGTCCGGATGTCCCCTCGCAGAACTTTGTCGAGGAGCTGCTGCGGGTTGCCGGTCTTCTGCACGATGTCGGCCACGGTCCGTACGGCCATTTCTTTGACGACAATTTTCTTGACAGCTATAACGTGACTCACGAGGATCTCGGCCGGACGATCATCTGCAAGAAGCTGGGACGTATTATCTCCCGGATAGGCCGCAGCCCGTCCGGCGCTTTTGCCGCAGGCGAGCTGCTCGAACCGAAAATGGCGGCCTTTCTGATCCGCAAGCCCGAGGGGCAGGAGGAGAAGATTCCCCGCTGGCTGCAGATGCTCCGTCAGCTTTTTTCCGGCGTCTACACCGTCGATAACATGGACTATGTGCAGCGCGACGCCTTCATGACGGGATTTTCCCTCGATATTGTCGATATCGAGCGCCTCTGCTTTTACACCTTCTTTACAAAAGAAGGACTGACGCTGCATCAGGCCGGGGTTTCCGCGTTTAACCGCTTTCTTAACGCCCGGCTGAACCTCTATTCCAACGTCTATTTTCATCGCACGACCCGGGCGCTCGATCTGCATCTCCATGAGATCTTTCGTGATACAGTGGCGCTGATTATGCACGCCAGCCCAGCCCTCAATCTGGAGGCATATCTCGCTTTCGACGAGTGGCGGCTCTTTGGCGAGGTGCGTTCCTGGCTTGCAAGCCCTGATCCCCAGAAGCGGCGGCTGGCCCGGGAATGGGAAAAACTTCACAGCCGGGAAGTCAAATGGAAGATGTCTTTTGCCGCCGAATTGTCGGTTGACCAGCTCCAGAAGGGAACGGGCTTCGCCGGGGCCGCCGATTATGAAGCCAGAATCCGTTCATTTTTGCCTTCATCCCTGAGGAAAAAGGTCTTCCGTGTTGATTTGGCCACTCAGGATCCCCGCCCGCTCAATCCGATGGCGGATACGGAAAAAAAGGTCAATATTTTTGAGCCGGCGACGGGGGTGATCTCCATGGAACCTCTGCGGGACATATACCGCTTTATTCCGGCCCGGATTGTCCAGCTCCGGGTATTTTCCCTCGATCACGAGCATGACGATCTGCTGGCCCGCGCGGCGGAACGCGCCCTTGCCGCCCTGGACGGGATTTCCCGGACGAATATTTGACGATGAGCTCTGATTTGGAACAGGCCCGGCGGCGCAACGCGGAAACAACCGACATCACCCTTTTTGTTCGCACCTCCGGCGAGGAGAGCGCCCAGTGGAACCGTCGCATGATCGTCGAGGCGTTGATCCGCGAGGCGCAGCTCGACGAGACGACCGCCGATGAGATCAGCCGGGAGGTGGAGAAACAGATATTTGCATCCGGGATAGGCATGCTTACCACGGCGCTCATCCGGGAACTTGTTGACGCCCGACTGATCGAAAGAGGGATGGAGCAGGCGCGGCGTCTGCACGCCCGACTCGGCTTTCCCCTCTACGATGTCCGACAGCTCATCTTTCATCGCAACAAGGAAAACGCCAACGTTCCCCATGACCCGGAAGGGACAAATTTGGCCCTTGTCGAGGGGATAAAACGCGAATACGCCCTGCACGACGTATTTTCCCGGGAGATTGTCGATGCCCACGTATCGGGAGACATCCATCTGCACGGTTTGGGTTATGTTGACCGGCCCTATGGTTTTTTCCAGTCGCTCGAATATCTCAAGCTCTTTGGCTTGAAACTGCCCAATTTTGTGACGGTAGCCGCCCCTGCCCGCCATCCCGAGGTGCTGCTTGCCCACATGGTGCGCTTTGGCGCCTCCTTGCAGGGGCATATCTCCGGCATGATCGGCTGGGATGCGGTAAACGTCTCTTTTGCCCCCTACCTGGCGGGGATGGAAGACGGCCAGATCGAGCAGTTTGCGCAGATGCTTGTTTACGAATTTTCGCAGCTTACCTCCTCCCGGGGTGGACAGGCGATTTTTACGGATATCCATCTGTACTGGGAAGTTCCTGATTTTCTTGCTGAACTTCCGGCTATTGGTCCGGGAGGAACGCCAACCGGGCGCGCCTTCCGGGAACATGGCGAGGACGCGCGACGATTTGCCCGGGCGCTGATGCGGGTTTACCGGAAGGGTGACGCGGCGGGTAAGCCGTTCATCTTTCCCCGGCCGATTGTCCATATCACGAAGCAATTTTTTGCTACCCCGGGACACGAGGCGTTTCTTGAGGAGGCTTGCGGCGCTGCCGCGGCCAAAGGCAACCTCTGCTTTGCGCTGGAGCGGAGGGCGGCGGCCGGTCTTGCCCCGGGGGCGAACTTCGCTTTTCCCGCTGAAGAGGCAGGGTTGCCCTGGAAAAGGCGATACGCCTCGCTCCAGAATGTTACGATCAACCTTCCCCGGCTCGGATACCGCGCCCTGGATATGGATAAGGCCGGGCTGCTTTCCCTGCTTGACGAAACGATAGCGAAGGCCGTCAAAGCGCACCTGCAAAAGAGAGATTTTATTCAAAAACTTCTTGATCTGGGCGATACGGGACCGCTGACTATGCTCGCCATGCAAAACGATGGTTCTCCATATCTCCGCATGGCCGATGCGGTTTATCTGATCGGGATGGCGGGGCTCAATGAATTGGTGAAAATAAGGACAAAACGGGAACTGCACGACTCCGAGGAGGCGCTCACCCTGGGGATGGCGATCATCAGGCATATGGCGGAAGAGGTGGAGCGATTGTCCGCAAGCCACGGGATGAAATTCCTGCTGGAACAGACGCCCGCGGAGACAACCGCCTACCGCTTTGCCCGCCTTGACCTGAAGAGCTTCTCCCCGCTGGCTGGGCATTATGTGCTTGGCAATATTGCAAAAAATGAGATTTACTATACGAATTCCACCCACCTTCGTCCGTCGGCGCCGGTTGATCCCATGACGCGGATCTTCCGGGAGGGGCGCTTTCACCCTTTTGTGCAGGCCGGCTCGGTTACCAACATAGAATTGGGCGCGTCGGAGCCGCCGGCGTCGGAGCTTGCCGATCTTCTCACGCGTGCTTTTCGCGAGACTGAGAACAAACAGGTAGTCTTTTCCCCGGAATTTACCTCGTGCCTGAGCTGCGGGGCCGCCATGCGAGGGCTGCGTGAGGCATGCAGCTTCTGCGGCTCAAAAGAGGTTGAGGGGCTGGCGCGCATAACCCAGTATTACAGCTTTACTTCCGGATGGAATCGGGGCAAGCGCGCCGAACTCAACGATCGCAACCGCCCATCCTTTCCCGCAAAGAATTAAAATCAAGAGGCAATTGCAAAACCATTTGTCATTCCCGAATGTCTCTATCGGGAATATGGTTTTTCAAGCAGTTAGAACCAGATTCCCGCTCAGAATCGTTGCGGGAATGACAAGAATGGGGAGTTTTGCAATTACATCTCAAGAAAATTAATTTTCCGGTTCCCTTGACATGAACCAGGCGGGTTCTTATATTACCGGCGGTTTTGAGGACATTCCCTGAAAAGTGAAAGGTTAATAGAGGGATGGAAGATTACATAATCAAGATATTCAGGGAGTCGATTCAGGTAAAGGAGGCTTTTCTCAACGAAAACCTGAATCGTATAGTTGCTGTAGTTGAGGCGGTGACCGAGGCGCTGACTGCCGGCAGCAAAATACTCCTCTTCGGAAACGGCGGATCGGCTGCGGACGCCCAGCATCTGGCCGCCGAGTTTGTCAACCGGTTTCTCATCGAGCGGCCGCCGCTTCCGGCTATCTCTCTTGCCACGGATACGTCGGTGCTTACGAGCATCGGCAATGATTATGATTTTTCTGAGATATTCAGCAAGCAGATTAGGGCGATCGGTCAGAAGGGCGATATCGCCTGGGGGATAAGCACCAGCGGAGGATCGGTAAACGTTGTCAAGGGGCTGGCGGCTGCCCAAAAAATCGGCATGATTACGATCGGGCTCACAGGCCGAGACGGCGGCGAGATTGGCCGGATGGTTGATTTTCATTTGAACGTCTCGTCGCAGAGCACCCCCCGCATCCAGGAGGCGCACATAACCGTCGGGCATGTTATCTGTGAGATGGTGGATTTCAAGCTGTTTCAGAGGACGGAAAGCTTAGCTTAATATATATAGGGGAGTTCATGGGTTTGAAGACAGGCAAAAAAGATACAACCGGGATTAATAATGCCGTAAAAAATGAGGCTGATGGGCAACAGGGGCTGTCGGCTGAAGAGCTGATTGACGGTAAAAATACAGAGGAGCTGACTGTAAAACTCCAGGAGGCGGAGAAAAAGGCCGCGGAAAATTATGACAAGTACCTGCGTTCCGTTGCCGAATTCGATAATTATCGCAAACGCTCCCTCCGCGAGAAGGCGGATGCCATCAATTACGGCAATGAAAAGCTGCTGCAGGACATCCTGCCGCTTCTGGACGGCATAGACAGGGCGCTGGAACAGACCGGCAAGTCGGGTGATTTAGCGGCTTTCAAGACCGGGCTGCAGTTGCTGCGCGAACAGTTTGTCGGTTGTCTGAAAAAGCATGGAGTGGAATCGATCGACACTCTCCGACAGGATTTCGATCCCAACCTGCACGAGGCGCTGCTCCAGGTTGACAGCCCCGACCATGGGCATAATACGGTGGTAAACGAATTCGAAAAGGGCTTTCTGCTGAACGGGCGGTTGCTCAGGCCGGCGAAGGTGTCTGTTTGCAGACGCCCCGTAGCGGACGATGATAATAAAAATGAGTGCGAAAATGCATAAATTCAAGGAGGAATAGCTATTATGGCAAAGATTATTGGAATAGATTTGGGGACAACCAATTCGTGCGTCGCGGTGATGGAAGGCGGCGATCCGGCCGTTATCGCCAACCAGGAGGGGAACCGCACGACTCCGTCGATCGTGGCTTTTGCCGAAAACGGCGAGCGTCTGGTGGGGCAGGTGGCCAAGCGCCAGGCCGTGACCAATTCGGAGAACACCGTTTATGCGGTAAAGCGGCTGATCGGGAGGAAGTTTGGTTCGAAAGAGGTGCAGTACGACAAATCGGTAAGCCCCTTCAAAATAACCGAGGGGCCAAACGGCGACACCCAGGTAACGGTTCGGGGCAAGAATTACAGCCCGGCGGAGATATCGTCGATGATTCTGACCAAGATGAAGCAGACCGCCGACGATTACCTCGGGGAGAAAATAACCGACGCGGTCATCACAGTGCCTGCGTATTTCAACGACTCCCAGCGGCAGGCCACGAAGGACGCCGGCAGGATAGCGGGGCTCAATGTTTTGAGAATCATCAACGAGCCTACCGCGGCGGCCCTGGCCTACGGTCTTGACAAAAAGAAGGACGAGAAGGTCGCCGTCTTCGATCTGGGTGGCGGAACCTTCGATATTTCGATTCTGGAGCTGGGCGGCGGCGTTTTTGAAGTCAAGGCGACAAATGGCGATACCCATCTCGGCGGCGAGGATTTCGACCAGCGGCTGATTGAATATCTGGCTTCCGAGTTCAAGAAGGATCAGGGGATCGACATCAAAAACGACAAGATGGCCCTCCAGCGACTCAAGGAGGCCGCGGAAAAGGCGAAGATGGAGCTTTCGAGCTCGCTGGAGACGGATGTCAATCTGCCGTTCATAACAGCCGACGCCTCAGGCCCCAAGCACTTGAACATAAAGCTGACCAGGGCAAAAATGGAGGCGCTGGTCGAGGATTTGATCGAGAAGACCGTTGGCCCCTGCATGACGGCAATGAAGGACGCGAAGCTGTCAATGTCTGATATTAATGAGGTTATCCTTGTCGGCGGGATGACCCGCATGCCCCGGGTGCAGCAGAAGGTGAAGGAGATTTTCGGGAAGGAACCCCACAAAGGGGTTAACCCGGATGAGGTGGTGGCGATTGGCGCCGCGATCCAGGCCGGCGTCCTGACGGGCGACGTCAAGGATGTCCTCCTGCTCGATGTGACGCCTCTTTCCCTCGGCATTGAAACGCTCGGCGGCGTCTTGACCAAACTGATCGAGAAGAACACGACGATTCCGACCCGGAAAAGCCAGACCTTCTCCACAGCGGCGGATAATCAGCCGGCGGTCAGCATCCATGTTCTCCAGGGCGAGCGCTCCATGGCGGCCGACAATCGGACGCTGGGTCGTTTCGAACTGGTCGGGATTCCCCCGGCGCCGCGCGGCATGCCCCAGATCGAAGTAACCTTCGACATTGATGCCAACGGCATTGTCCATGTTTCCGCGAAGGACCTGGGCACCGGTAAGGAGCAGAGCATCAAGATCACCGCCTCCAGCGGCATGACCGAAGAGGAGATCAAGAAATTAGTGAAGGATGCCGAGGCGCACGCCGAGGAAGACAAGAAGAAGAAGGAGCTCATCGACGCGCGGAACCAGGCCGACACGCTCATGTACAGCGTCGAGAAGAACGTCAAGGAGTTCGGCGACAAGATTGACGCTGCCGAAAAAGGCAAGATCGAGGAAGCGATCGAGAGGGTGAAAAAGGCGATCGCCGGCGACGACCTGGCCGAGATCAACGCCGCTCAGGAGCAACTGAGCACGGCCTCTCACAAACTGGCAGAGGCGATGTACGCGAAGACCGCTCAGCCGGGAGCAGGCGCTGGCCCTCAGCCGGACGGCGCCGCCGGGCCAGAAGCGGGCGCGCAAGCGGCGGGAGGCAAGGATGACGATGTTGTCGATGCCGATTTTGAGGATGTAAAGAAGTAGCTTTTTGACGGAAACAATGAAAGTCCGGACATCTTTTCAATGATGTCCGGACTTTTTTATTGGATGGCGTAAGCTCATATAATTAAAATACTTAGCGTAAAATTGTCCTCTTAATTTTCCTCTCCCTTTGTGACCGTAACAGTAGCGGTAACAGTAACAGGGGTTTCATTAAAGGTCTTTGTTGTGATATAAAAGTCTCAATAGGTTATTTGACTGGATGGCGGGACACGAAGGGGTAAATTAACAAACAGTGAGGGTGTAGGGCGGCGAATGACCACTTTGGTGCAATGATCAGGCTTGTCTATCTTCTATTAACGGTTCTGCTTGTCCTGCCTGTTTATCCGGTTTTTCCGGCAGGCGGGAGGGGTTCCGCCGCCCATGACCGTCTGCCCGTGCAGGCCCGCCTGTTAATCGATCGGGAGTATTTCGACGTTTTGCAGGACGGGATAGAAGGGGCCCAGACAGAGATTGTTATTTGCGCCTATCTTTTCAAAACTCTGGAAAGAGCCAATGGTTACCCGGAAAAGATAGTGAAAAGCCTGGCCGCGGCGGTCAAAAGAGGAGTTCGGGTGTTGGCCGTCATGGAACTCAGCCAGAAAAGCGGCGACCTGCTCCAAACCAATGTGGAAACGGTAAGGAGGCTGGAGCGGGCAGGAATAAGGGTTTGCCCCGACCCCCAAAACACGGTAACCCATGCAAAACTTGTTGTTATCGACCGCCGGCAGCTTTTTATCGGCAGCCACAATTTGACGCAATCCGCCCTCAGGTACAACCATGAAGCCTCCGTCTGGATCGATTCTCCGGCGATGGCCAAAGAGGCGCTGGATTATCTGGATTATGTCTGCATGCAGGGAAAAGACAAACTGAAACATCCATGACGGCGAACTGCTATAAGGCAGGATAAAATATTTTGCAATTACCTAGAAAGAAAGGACTTTACAGTTGAAAAAACGCTTTTTACTGACAAATGATGACGGCATCTATGCGCGAGGGATTGACGCCCTGCGTCGAGAACTTGCCAAAGATGCCGAGTGCGTTGTTGTAGCGCCGGAGATCGAGCAGAGTGCCGTTGGCCATGCGATTACGGTTTTCCGGCCGCTGATGGTCAGAAAGGCCCGAAAAAACGGCAGCGTCTTCGGCTATGCCGTCGCCGGCACGCCGGCGGACTGCGTCAAGATCGGTCTTTGCGAACTGGCCGGCGGTCCGGTCGATCTGGTTGTTTCCGGGATCAACCATGGGCGGAACGTCGGCATTAACATCATCTACTCCGGGACCGTTTCCGCCGCGACGGAGGCGGTTATCCTCGGAGTTCCGGCGCTGGCGATTTCGGTTGATTCGCATCAGGAGGTAGATTATACTGCGGCGGCACGTTTTGCCCGGAAGATGGCGGCCTTTATCCTGAAAAATCCGATGCAGAATGTGGTTATCAACGTGAATGTTCCGGCCATTCCCGAGGATGAGATCAAGGGGGTGGTTGTAGTCAGACAGGGCCGGGCGCGGATGAGGGAGAGATTCGAAAAGCGGACGGATCCGCGGGACAATCTCTATTACTGGCTAGCCGGCGAGCCAGAGCTTCCCTTGCAAGAGCAGGACGATACCGACTTCAGCGCCCTGAAAAAGGGGATGATAACGATAACCCCGATCCATTGCGATCTCACCCGCTACGATCTGCTGGATGATTTAGCAAGGCTGGCCAAAGAGAGTTTCTAATATCTTGCGGCCGGAAATACTGCCTGTAACAAAACAGAAGAAAGAAGACGCTTGATGATGGATACAGCTTTTCTGGGACTGATTCAAAATGCCGCGCTGCTTTTGGCCGCGGCCTTTATCTTTGACGTGGCGACGACCCGGTGGCGCGCCGGGCAAACTGTGGCGCGGGATGTGGCTGTTGGACTTGCCACCGGCGTAATCGGCATCATCATCATGGTTACGCCCTGGACATTTATTCCGGGAATAGTGTTTGATACCCGCTCGGTATTGATCGGAATCTCCGGCCTTTTTCTGGGATGGCTCCCCGCCGCAATTCTGATGGCGATGACGGTGGCGTTTCGTTTATTTCTGGGAGGGGGCGGCGCTTGGACCGGCGTTGGCGTGATCATTCTATCGGGGGCGATCGGAATCGCCTGGCGCCATTTTCGTGGATGGCCTCTTGACGAAACCTCCTGGCGGGAGCTCTACCTTTTCGGAATCGTCGTCCATTTGGCAATGCTTGCCATGATGCTCACCCTGCCTTGGGAAACCGCCTTGCGAGTTCTTTCCAATATTATCGTGCCGGTCCTGGCGATCTATCCGGTGGGAACCGCCCTGTTGGGGACGCTGATGGTCAACCGTCTGCATCGGGAGAAGTCAGAAGAAGAGCTGCGAGCAGCGAACACATTTCTGGATTCGGTGATCGAGAATATCCCGGACATGATCTTCGTCAAGGATGCCCGGGACCTTTGCTTCGTCCGGTTTAACCGGGCGGGAGAAGATATTTGGGGTTATTCCCGAGAGGACATTCTGGGGAAGAATGTGGGCGATTTCGTTTCTCAAGAGCAAGCTGATCTTTTTACACAGCAGGATCAGGAGGCTTTGCAGAAAAAAAAGGTTTTGGATATCCCGGAGGACCCCCTGCTGACGCGCAACATGGGGATGCGCATCCGGCATACGAAGAAGGTGCCGATCTTGGACGCGAACGGAAATCCCGAATACCTGCTCGGCATTTCTGAAGACATCACGGAGCAAAAGCAGAAGGAGGCCGAACGGGAGCGGCTGCTGTCGGCCATCGAGCAGGCCGGCGAGATTTTCATCACAATGGATGCTGAAGGCGTCATTCAGTATGTCAACCCGGCGTTTACGAGCGTCACCGGTTATACTCGAGAAGAGGCGCTCGGGCAAAATGCCCGCATCCTCAAGAGCGTCGGGCACGAAAAGGGTTTCTACCGGGATATTTGGGCGACCATCTCCCGCGGCGACACCTTCGAGGGCCGCATTGTCAACAAGAGACAGGACGGAACCACCTATATCGTGGACTCGACGATCTCTCCGGTCTTTGGCGGCGACGGAAAAATTGTCAGCTACGTGATTGTCAGCCGGGACATTACAGAACATATTCGTCTGTCTGAACAACTGCAGCAGGCGCAGAAGATGGAGGCGGTGGGACGGCTGGCCGGGGGGGTGGCGCACGACTTCAACAACATGCTGGGGGTGATTATCGGCCATGCGGAAATGGC belongs to Syntrophales bacterium and includes:
- a CDS encoding MFS transporter, with translation MKPAISSKKEINKSVIALIAALSSFLTPFTSSSVNIALPSIDRELSLSALSLGWIATSYLLAAAMFLVPFGRIADIYGRKKIFLAGIIIDSAASVMCALLSSEAGLIFFRGMQGLGGAMIFGTGIAILTSVYPQQERGRALGINVAAVYAGLSVGPLIGGLLTEHLGWRSIFFLNALLGLLIIILVFWKMTGEWREAKGERFDPAGALIYSLSLVALMYGFSILPTLSAGALIFGGLVGLYGFVVWEKRAANPLLDITLFSKNRTFKFSNLSAFIHYGATFAVIFLLSLYLQHIRGLSAEHAGMIMIIQPVMQVIFSPLAGSLSDRMEPRLLASAGMGATTLGLVLLSFLGKETSLGYVVFCQAVMGIGFGFFSSPNTNAAMSSVEKRFYGAASGMLGTMRLTGQMFSMGIIMLLFSLYLGKVQITTEYHDIFMKCARTGFTVFAALCFAGIFASLARGNLHKATNGENH
- a CDS encoding HD domain-containing protein, producing MKTPLSGYAGIYQGTALIADPIYRYASFTVPCGNDSEKTEKDLIDSPWVQRLRRIYQLQSARWVYPAAEHTRFQHSLGTMHMAGAFGRRLYPSLQEVCPDVPSQNFVEELLRVAGLLHDVGHGPYGHFFDDNFLDSYNVTHEDLGRTIICKKLGRIISRIGRSPSGAFAAGELLEPKMAAFLIRKPEGQEEKIPRWLQMLRQLFSGVYTVDNMDYVQRDAFMTGFSLDIVDIERLCFYTFFTKEGLTLHQAGVSAFNRFLNARLNLYSNVYFHRTTRALDLHLHEIFRDTVALIMHASPALNLEAYLAFDEWRLFGEVRSWLASPDPQKRRLAREWEKLHSREVKWKMSFAAELSVDQLQKGTGFAGAADYEARIRSFLPSSLRKKVFRVDLATQDPRPLNPMADTEKKVNIFEPATGVISMEPLRDIYRFIPARIVQLRVFSLDHEHDDLLARAAERALAALDGISRTNI
- a CDS encoding anaerobic ribonucleoside-triphosphate reductase, with translation MSSDLEQARRRNAETTDITLFVRTSGEESAQWNRRMIVEALIREAQLDETTADEISREVEKQIFASGIGMLTTALIRELVDARLIERGMEQARRLHARLGFPLYDVRQLIFHRNKENANVPHDPEGTNLALVEGIKREYALHDVFSREIVDAHVSGDIHLHGLGYVDRPYGFFQSLEYLKLFGLKLPNFVTVAAPARHPEVLLAHMVRFGASLQGHISGMIGWDAVNVSFAPYLAGMEDGQIEQFAQMLVYEFSQLTSSRGGQAIFTDIHLYWEVPDFLAELPAIGPGGTPTGRAFREHGEDARRFARALMRVYRKGDAAGKPFIFPRPIVHITKQFFATPGHEAFLEEACGAAAAKGNLCFALERRAAAGLAPGANFAFPAEEAGLPWKRRYASLQNVTINLPRLGYRALDMDKAGLLSLLDETIAKAVKAHLQKRDFIQKLLDLGDTGPLTMLAMQNDGSPYLRMADAVYLIGMAGLNELVKIRTKRELHDSEEALTLGMAIIRHMAEEVERLSASHGMKFLLEQTPAETTAYRFARLDLKSFSPLAGHYVLGNIAKNEIYYTNSTHLRPSAPVDPMTRIFREGRFHPFVQAGSVTNIELGASEPPASELADLLTRAFRETENKQVVFSPEFTSCLSCGAAMRGLREACSFCGSKEVEGLARITQYYSFTSGWNRGKRAELNDRNRPSFPAKN
- a CDS encoding D-sedoheptulose 7-phosphate isomerase, translating into MEDYIIKIFRESIQVKEAFLNENLNRIVAVVEAVTEALTAGSKILLFGNGGSAADAQHLAAEFVNRFLIERPPLPAISLATDTSVLTSIGNDYDFSEIFSKQIRAIGQKGDIAWGISTSGGSVNVVKGLAAAQKIGMITIGLTGRDGGEIGRMVDFHLNVSSQSTPRIQEAHITVGHVICEMVDFKLFQRTESLA
- the grpE gene encoding nucleotide exchange factor GrpE, with the protein product MGLKTGKKDTTGINNAVKNEADGQQGLSAEELIDGKNTEELTVKLQEAEKKAAENYDKYLRSVAEFDNYRKRSLREKADAINYGNEKLLQDILPLLDGIDRALEQTGKSGDLAAFKTGLQLLREQFVGCLKKHGVESIDTLRQDFDPNLHEALLQVDSPDHGHNTVVNEFEKGFLLNGRLLRPAKVSVCRRPVADDDNKNECENA
- the dnaK gene encoding molecular chaperone DnaK encodes the protein MAKIIGIDLGTTNSCVAVMEGGDPAVIANQEGNRTTPSIVAFAENGERLVGQVAKRQAVTNSENTVYAVKRLIGRKFGSKEVQYDKSVSPFKITEGPNGDTQVTVRGKNYSPAEISSMILTKMKQTADDYLGEKITDAVITVPAYFNDSQRQATKDAGRIAGLNVLRIINEPTAAALAYGLDKKKDEKVAVFDLGGGTFDISILELGGGVFEVKATNGDTHLGGEDFDQRLIEYLASEFKKDQGIDIKNDKMALQRLKEAAEKAKMELSSSLETDVNLPFITADASGPKHLNIKLTRAKMEALVEDLIEKTVGPCMTAMKDAKLSMSDINEVILVGGMTRMPRVQQKVKEIFGKEPHKGVNPDEVVAIGAAIQAGVLTGDVKDVLLLDVTPLSLGIETLGGVLTKLIEKNTTIPTRKSQTFSTAADNQPAVSIHVLQGERSMAADNRTLGRFELVGIPPAPRGMPQIEVTFDIDANGIVHVSAKDLGTGKEQSIKITASSGMTEEEIKKLVKDAEAHAEEDKKKKELIDARNQADTLMYSVEKNVKEFGDKIDAAEKGKIEEAIERVKKAIAGDDLAEINAAQEQLSTASHKLAEAMYAKTAQPGAGAGPQPDGAAGPEAGAQAAGGKDDDVVDADFEDVKK
- a CDS encoding phospholipase D-like domain-containing protein translates to MIRLVYLLLTVLLVLPVYPVFPAGGRGSAAHDRLPVQARLLIDREYFDVLQDGIEGAQTEIVICAYLFKTLERANGYPEKIVKSLAAAVKRGVRVLAVMELSQKSGDLLQTNVETVRRLERAGIRVCPDPQNTVTHAKLVVIDRRQLFIGSHNLTQSALRYNHEASVWIDSPAMAKEALDYLDYVCMQGKDKLKHP
- the surE gene encoding 5'/3'-nucleotidase SurE, with the protein product MKKRFLLTNDDGIYARGIDALRRELAKDAECVVVAPEIEQSAVGHAITVFRPLMVRKARKNGSVFGYAVAGTPADCVKIGLCELAGGPVDLVVSGINHGRNVGINIIYSGTVSAATEAVILGVPALAISVDSHQEVDYTAAARFARKMAAFILKNPMQNVVINVNVPAIPEDEIKGVVVVRQGRARMRERFEKRTDPRDNLYYWLAGEPELPLQEQDDTDFSALKKGMITITPIHCDLTRYDLLDDLARLAKESF